A region of the Anaerolineales bacterium genome:
AGCGCTGCGAATTTAAAAGTATCGATCTCTTCCTCGGTGACGGCGAGGAAATCGATGTCGCTGGCAGGGTCGAAATCGCCGCCGGCGAGCGAGCCGTCCAGGTACAGGCCGACGAGGCGGCTCCCCAAAATCGAACCGATGCCATCCAGAAGGTCGAACAGGACGGCGTCGACCTCGGGGTAGGGTGCGAACGGAGCGGGTGGAATGGTCACAATTCGCCTGTCGATACCGCAAAAAACCGGTTGAAAAAACGGGAATAATCTAGGTTTTCATCGCAAAAAAAACGCCGACGAAATAATTTTTATACACGCAATCTACGTTGGTGAAGCCCGCGTCGCGAAGCCAGCGGAGCTGGTCTTCCAGAAGGGCGTCCCGGTCGTACGTTTTGCGGCGGTCGATGCTCTCGCGGATCCGCTCCTCCGACGGCTCTTCGCGCCGGACCTGGGTCAGCCAATGCGTCCAATACAGATCGCGCAGATATTCCGTTTCGCCGCGGATCTGATCGATGTTGAGGAAGACTCCCGGCGTCCGCAGCCTGCCGTACAGGATCCGGAACAGATGTTGCTTTTCGTCGTCGGTGAGGTGGTGAATGGACAGGCTCGAAATCACCAGGTCGAATTCCTGCGCGTTCTGAAGCGACCGGTAATCCGAGATGCGGTATTCGAACTGATCCGGGCGCCCGGCAAACCGCCGCCGGGCGACGTCGAGCATCCTATCCGCCAGATCGACCAGAAGAAATTTCGCCTTCGGATATTTCATCAGGATGTGCTTGGAAAACAGGCCCGTGCCGGCGCCCAGGTCCAGCACCTCGATCGCCTGATCGGCCGGGAACGGTACCCGTTCCTGAGCGGTCCGGAAAAGATCGCTGTAGTTTGGGAGCGCTTTGCGCATCCACTCGTCGTAATATTCGATGGAGGCGTTGAACGCCTGATCGATGGTCATTGCGGTTTCCTCGTCAACGCGGTTTCTTCCCCGCCGCAATCATCCGGACCGTCTCGGCGATCCGTTTCATCCGGGTCTCGTCGCGTTTGGCTTCCTCGATCCAGCGCACGTATTCCTTGAGATGCGAATGGGAAAGCGATTCGGCATGCATTATACGGCAGGACGAGTTTTTGCTTCGCGGCGCAGCAATCATACGGAGGGTGACGGATTGTTATTGCGCAAATCCGTCCTCCAAATCCGGCTTGGTCTGGAGGGCTTCCTTGTCTATAATATGGAACTTCCCTGCGGGTTAGTCTCCGGACGTCCGGTATAAGCGGAGGCGGAATGAATGACACGCTGCGAACCCGGCATCTGCGAAAGCTACATGAAAATTTTACTGGCTATGGTTTTTACGGCGCGGATCGTAAAACCATTCTGAACGCCTGCCAGTTTTCGCACTCCGCGATTAATCCGGGCATCTCGCAAATCCGCGGGGGAGGATTTGCCCGCCGATGAAACTCTTCGCCCACCGCGGCGTGTACGACCTCGCTCCGGAAAACACCATCCCGGCGTTCGAACGGGCGATTGCGCTCGGCGCGGACGGGATTGAGTTCGACGTCCGCCTGACCGCCGACCGGGTCCCCGTCGTGATCCACGATTCCTCCCTTGGACGGACCACCTCCGCTTTCGGCGCGGTCGGCCGTTCCACGTTGGCGCAGGTTAAAGCCGCGCGCTTCCGCGCCGTGCGCGGGGCCGACGCGTACATTCCCACGCTGCGCGAGGCGCTGGAAGCCCTGGCCGGCCGGATCGAATTGCAGATCGAACTGAAAGGGAACGATCCGGAAACTGCGGCGCGGGCGGGGGAGATCTTGCAGGCATTCCGCCCCGATTGGGAGGGGATGGAAATCATATCCTTCGAGCCGGAGTTGTTGCAGGCGTTTCACGACGCCGTTCCCGGGCTGCAAACCGGGTTGCTCACTGCGCCGCACGGATTCTGGATCCGGCCGGAAAGGGTCATCGCCCGGGCGCTCGAACGGGCTTCAGAGGCCCGCGCGGGAGCGCTCCACCTGAATGCTTCGCAGCTCTCGGAACGGACCGCCGGCGAAATCCGCATGCGGGGAATCGCGTTGCACGCTTGGGGCGTGAATTCAGAACGGCGCTGCCGAGCGGCGCTCGGCTCCGGCGCCGTCAGCATATG
Encoded here:
- a CDS encoding class I SAM-dependent methyltransferase; amino-acid sequence: MTIDQAFNASIEYYDEWMRKALPNYSDLFRTAQERVPFPADQAIEVLDLGAGTGLFSKHILMKYPKAKFLLVDLADRMLDVARRRFAGRPDQFEYRISDYRSLQNAQEFDLVISSLSIHHLTDDEKQHLFRILYGRLRTPGVFLNIDQIRGETEYLRDLYWTHWLTQVRREEPSEERIRESIDRRKTYDRDALLEDQLRWLRDAGFTNVDCVYKNYFVGVFFAMKT
- a CDS encoding glycerophosphodiester phosphodiesterase, translated to MKLFAHRGVYDLAPENTIPAFERAIALGADGIEFDVRLTADRVPVVIHDSSLGRTTSAFGAVGRSTLAQVKAARFRAVRGADAYIPTLREALEALAGRIELQIELKGNDPETAARAGEILQAFRPDWEGMEIISFEPELLQAFHDAVPGLQTGLLTAPHGFWIRPERVIARALERASEARAGALHLNASQLSERTAGEIRMRGIALHAWGVNSERRCRAALGSGAVSICTDDVPRMARCVREAAGTG
- a CDS encoding YdeI/OmpD-associated family protein, with product MHAESLSHSHLKEYVRWIEEAKRDETRMKRIAETVRMIAAGKKPR